The following nucleotide sequence is from Prosthecobacter sp..
TCGGCCCGGTCTATGGCGCGCAATGGCGTCGCTGGCAGGGAGCGCCGGGCGCGGAGCCTGTGGATCAGATCGCCAAGCTCATCCACGGCATCAAAACGAATCCCTACAGCCGTCGCCACATCGTCAGCGCCTGGAACGTGCCGCACATCGAAAAAATGGCCCTGCCGCCCTGCCACTGCCTGTTTCAGTTCTTCGTCGATCGCGGAAAACTGAGCTGCCAGCTCTACCAGCGCAGCGCAGATCTCTTTCTCGGCGTGCCGTTCAACATCGCCAGCTACGCGCTGCTCGTGATGATGGTCGCGCAGGTCTGCGACCTCCAACCCGGCGAATTCGTCCACACCTTCGGCGATCTGCATCTTTACGCGAATCACCTCGACCAGGCCAAGCTCCAGCTCACCCGCGAACCGCGTGCCTTGCCCGTGATGAAGCTGAACCCCGCCGTCAAA
It contains:
- a CDS encoding thymidylate synthase, yielding MEEYHRLLRKVLEHGSYREDRTGTGAYSVFGEQSRYDLSTTFPLVTTKKLHLRSIIHELLWFLKGDTNVGYLRENKVTIWDEWADENGDLGPVYGAQWRRWQGAPGAEPVDQIAKLIHGIKTNPYSRRHIVSAWNVPHIEKMALPPCHCLFQFFVDRGKLSCQLYQRSADLFLGVPFNIASYALLVMMVAQVCDLQPGEFVHTFGDLHLYANHLDQAKLQLTREPRALPVMKLNPAVKEIDAFRFEDFTLEGYDPHPAIKAEIAV